A window from Peromyscus eremicus chromosome 5, PerEre_H2_v1, whole genome shotgun sequence encodes these proteins:
- the LOC131910850 gene encoding spermatogenesis-associated protein 31-like — translation MWAWVILHLPGRTPTSSIQMETLSSFLDRIYTTWVSLSSTMWVMDMILAFVCGLGLYLLLLPFLESHLSSPLLNIKFTKKPHLQMTWQSWCRKKFRTRRKDPKAWGECLKKLKEKGKDGLFLEEISPEHRLNSLGNMFKSPSTKQDSTTLPPFWNLKEKSEQQMAIQKLSYPKILGDHFQQKYNQLFWGLPSLHSESLVAAAWISQTSTLPSPFFLFNVISSSYPVQMQARMSSVLSHTQPLSYLDLQSPPLILSPPQFQPPTLNQVHLQSPLPALLPSSLSYTRDYGTSCSQSQSKPQCLPTEIQYRERTSVTKQLESRLALPLMVQRPQEVYDVLTSNISQNLAVSILPDNFPISCELREKLEQHIQKWLIQHRWDLPQKIQESLEVMQLQSTVIESCQPRERPGPSRPFVSMGKHSMDGQKVRFKLERESGKNLGPILGKISKHPIKHLEKSPVKVEGTNLSESERNPVKSLKSDSRNNLTKCIDENLENGLTAHLGTKSGQINQGLIPLSVRRSWLAMNNGFTTSDTHMETRNLASLKSSEKSVSSLPKLTFLDPGIQQALEAHVVRFWVKHRWGLPLKILKPINLFKLKSGESLPIALYAPPSSSSVSETSSAVEVVRFLGKPCQTCLREVIIKDSSPSLGSLLLVSSPSCKDIERALGVFPSGVDQEPSKTPPTKTESRHHSETLTHKFMDIPSQSGTVLEKEKETQEVLLLPRKTSVQNAGAHSHQAKVVSEFPHNVETESTGQPQVYTAAVLLPESSRSMLLPADTLASQVLGDIVVAGGGNGLVQQKPSTPKHQVSQKSQIKVLAPTYQGEDTKRQNKRKHEEGSKFTRIKEKEDKFRSKHYQSLPKPTQVPPESPFQKLVSRFLRWIHPKKTIKGQESPPKKGRPTAGTAQSQQRQVKKKPHVDSNVAEAQELMTAVGEMLEKKMMLQRKLCASKFDKHRETPPPPVSQSSHGHKPASYSEQRRAPSHPVNFSCQKCPIQDKHIRDKPSQKTVRFSSEPQTPQNPNLVSPNTSMNLVSSSQSGTIVPGVSSHHLHCPRHCVLRRSVCSHLENSSLVFSSRKT, via the exons ATGTGGGCCTGGGTTATCCTTCACCTCCCAGGGAGAACTCCCACCAGTTCCATTCAGATGGagactctttcctcttttctagATAGAATATACACCACATGGGTGAGCCTCAGCTCCACTATGTGGGTAATGGACATGATCCTTGCCTTTGTGTGTGGACTGGGGCTCTACCTCCTGTTACTTCCCTTCCTTGAGAGTCATCTATCTTCACCTCTACTAAATATAAAGTTCACCAAAAAG ccTCACCTGCAGATGACCTGGCAGAGCTGGTGCAGGAAAAAGTTTAGGACTCGTAGGAAAGATCCCAAAG CTTGGGGAGAATGCctgaaaaaactgaaagaaaaaggaaaagatggaTTATTTCTAGAAGAAATTAGCCCAGAACACCGTTTGAATTCTTTAGGGAACATGTTTAAGTCACCAAGTACTAAGCAAGACAGCACTACTCTGCCACCTTTCTGGAACCTGAAAGAAAAATCAGAGCAGCAGATGGCCATTCAGAAACTATCATATCCCAAGATTTTGGGGGACCATTTTCAACAGAAATACAACCAGCTTTTCTGGGGTCTCCCTTCTCTGCACAGTGaatctctagtggctgctgcctGGATCTCTCAGACTTCtactctcccttctccctttttCTTATTCAATGTCATCTCAAGTAGTTATCCAGTTCAAATGCAGGCTCGAATGTCTTCAGTGCTTTCCCACACACAACCCCTATCCTACCTGGACCTCCAATCTCCACCCTTAATACTGTCTCCACCCCAATTCCAGCCCCCAACTTTGAATCAAGTCCATCTTCAATCCCCTCTTCCAGCCCTACTGCCCTCTTCTCTATCCTACACAAGGGATTATGGAACATCTTGTTCTCAGTCACAAAGTAAGCCACAGTGTCTCCCTACTGAAATACAATACAGGGAAAGGACCTCAGTGACAAAACAACTAGAAAGTAGATTGGCTTTACCCTTGATGGTCCAGAGACCTCAAGAAGTCTATGATGTCTTGACCTCCAACATTTCCCAAAACTTGGCAGTCTCTATCCTTCCTGACAATTTTCCAATTAGCTGTGAGCTCCGGGAGAAACTGGAGCAGCACATTCAAAAGTGGCTCATTCAACACCGATGGGATCTTCCTCAGAAGATCCAAGAATCTCTGGAAGTGATGCAGCTTCAGAGCACAGTAATAGAAAGTTGTCAACCCAGAGAGAGACCTGGCCCCTCAAGACCCTTTGTGTCTATGGGTAAACATAGCATGGATGGCCAGAAGGTGAGATTCAAGCTAGAAAGGGAATCTGGTAAGAATTTGGGACCTATTCTAGGAAAGATCTCAAAACATCCAATCAAGCACTTGGAAAAAAGTCCAGTAAAGGTAGAAGGGACAAATCTTTCAGAGTCAGAAAGAAATCCAGTAAAGAGTTTGAAGAGCGACTCCAGAAATAACTTAACCAAATGCATAGACGAGAATCTAGAAAACGGCTTGACAGCTCATTTGGGCACAAAGTCAGGGCAAATCAATCAAGGTCTGATCCCTCTGAGTGTGCGTCGATCCTGGCTTGCTATGAACAATGGATTTACCACGTCTGACACCCATATGGAAACTAGAAACTTAGCATCCTTGAAGAGTTCAGAGAAGTCTGTGAGCTCTTTACCGAAGCTTACCTTTCTTGATCCAGGCATTCAACAGGCCCTGGAGGCACATGTTGTAAGGTTTTGGGTGAAGCACAGGTGGGGCCTTCCCCTCAAGATACTCAAGCCCATAAATCTCTTTAAGTTGAAAAGTGGTGAGTCCTTGCCCATTGCACTGTATGCCCCACCTTCCTCATCCTCTGTATCTGAGACCAGTTCAGCAGTTGAGGTAGTCAGGTTCCTAGGAAAACCATGCCAGACATGCTTGAGAGAGGTAATAATTAAGGATTCTTCTCCATCATTAGGGAGTCTTCTCCTtgtctcctctccttcctgtaAGGATATCGAGAGAGCCCTAGGAGTGTTTCCATCTGGTGTTGACCAGGAACCTTCAAAGACCCCACCAACCAAAACAGAGAGCAGGCATCATTCTGAAACTCTCACACATAAGTTCATGGATATACCCTCTCAGAGTGGGACTGtcttagagaaagagaaagagacccaAGAAGTCCTTTTACTGCCTAGAAAGACTAGTGTCCAAAATGCAGGGGCACACAGCCACCAGGCAAAAGTTGTTAGTGAGTTTCCACATAATGTGGAGACAGAATCAACAGGCCAGCCACAAGTCTACACTGCTGCTGTGCTCCttccagagagttccaggagCATGCTTCTTCCTGCAGACACTTTGGCTTCACAGGTGTTAGGTGACATTGTGGTGGCAGGAGGAGGCAATGGCCTGGTGCAGCAGAAACCCAGTACTCCAAAGCATCAAGTCTCACAGAAGAGCCAAATCAAGGTGTTGGCCCCTACTTATCAAGGTGAGGACACTAaaagacagaataaaagaaagcatgaagAAGGGTCCAAGTTCACCAGAATCAAGGAGAAAGAAGACAAATTTAGAAGTAAACACTATCAGTCCCTTCCAAAACCCACACAAGTTCCTCCAGAAAGCcccttccaaaaacttgtgagccGCTTTCTTCGGTGGATTCATCCCAAGAAAACAATCAAAGGACAGGAATCTCCTCCCAAGAAAGGTAGGCCTACAGCAGGTACTGCCCAGAGTCAACAAAGGCAAGTGAAAAAGAAACCACACGTGGACAGCAATGTTGCTGAGGCCCAGGAACTTATGACAGCTGTTGGAGAGatgttagaaaagaaaatgatgctgCAACGTAAACTCTGTGCTTCAAAGTTTGACAAGCACAGAGAAACTCCTCCACCCCCCGTGTCTCAATCTTCCCATGGCCACAAGCCAGCCtcctactcagaacaaaggagagCACCCAGTCACCCAGTAAATTTCTCCTGTCAGAAGTGTCCTATACAGGACAAGCACATCAGAGACAAACCATCTCAAAAAACTGTACGATTTAGCAGTGAACCACAGACCCCTCAGAATCCTAACCTTGTGTCCCCTAACACAAGTATGAACCTAGTGAGTTCCTCCCAGAGCGGAACAATAGTGCCAGGTGTCTCAAGTCACCATCTCCACTGTCCTAGGCACTGTGTTCTTCGAAGGAGTGTCTGTAGCCACCTAGAAAATTCCTCTCTAGTTTTTTCTAGTAGGAAAacataa
- the LOC131910376 gene encoding sperm motility kinase X-like, protein MHQDLKASSSGKEVLTDHYMILNTLGIGSFAEVKLACHLRTEVQVALKIMEKDKKTAALITNEVDIMKLLNHPNIIKLFHVMETTQHIYMVMELASGGDLAARIVEVGSMQEEEAQHIFTQMVCAVKYCHENSIAHRDIKPDNILLDGKGSVKLCDFGLATKVTAGQKLKIFCGTVPYCAPELFNGQEHDPKTPDIWSMGVVLYIMVTGYLPFKATTYKDMKVEMQDPHYYIPPKLPEHIVNLIVKLFTIDSEQRPKIHDIMKHLWLKDSKALLKLSSSLEMLPGKPNLNIVTAMWVMGYSPKDIRDSLLEKKFNNIMATYLILKHQSFLGSNIHHQIKPVQSSVATTPSCLPIAHLPLNSTRSEPALPTHTFLAKHPFHDNDKIAMKKGSRRLSMPDILWCQQNGNLFPKVAPECGPVAAHLMRSSFQERCMTSKAMAFGSTSSENNLSRNQIAQMAPQSETNLKDSSSPQNTSSVMNSREAPQGVTTTGTHHKRSSFFCETSEPSSTSTQPQSVITASSHNIRQCWKRVKRRVVNCFQRLCCCLFPQRRSHASQKKVSPIEREENGVT, encoded by the coding sequence ATGCATCAGGACCTGAAGGCAAGTTCCTCTGGGAAGGAGGTCCTCACAGATCATTACATGATCCTCAATACCCTTGGTATAGGCAGCTTTGCTGAAGTGAAACTGGCATGCCACCTCCGTACAGAGGTGCAGGTTGCTCTGAAGATTATGGAAAAGGACAAAAAGACAGCTGCCTTGATCACAAATGAGGTAGATATCATGAAATTATTGAACCACCCTAATATAATTAAACTGTTCCATGTCATGGAAACTACTCAACATATCTATATGGTTATGGAACTGGCCTCCGGGGGCGACCTAGCAGCCCGTATAGTGGAGGTGGGCTCAATGCAGGAAGAGGAGGcccaacacatcttcacacagatgGTATGTGCAGTTAAGTACTGCCATGAGAATAGCATTGCACACAGGGACATCAAACCAGATAACATACTGCTAGATGGCAAAGGAAGCGTCAAGCTGTGTGATTTTGGTCTAGCTACCAAAGTAACTGCTGGGCAGAAGTTGAAGATATTCTGTGGTACTGTCCCATACTGTGCTCCAGAGCTTTTCAATGGCCAAGAACATGACCCCAAGACACCTGATATCTGGAGCATGGGAGTGGTACTATATATCATGGTGACAGGGTATCTCCCATTCAAAGCAACAACATATAAAGATATGAAGGTGGAGATGCAAGATCCACATTACTACATTCCACCAAAGCTTCCAGAACACATTGTTAACCTCATTGTGAAGTTGTTCACTATTGACTCTGAGCAGAGGCCCAAGATACATGACATTATGAAACATCTGTGGCTCAAGGACAGTAAAGCACTTCTAAAACTATCATCTTCCCTGGAGATGCTCCCTGGCAAACCAAACCTCAATATTGTGACAGCCATGTGGGTCATGGGCTATAGTCCCAAGGACATTAGAGACTctttacttgaaaaaaaatttaacaacaTCATGGCAACTTACTTAATATTAAAACATCAGTCATTCTTGGGCAGCAACATACATCATCAAATTAAACCTGTGCAATCTAGTGTTGCCACTACACCTTCATGTCTTCCTATAGCTCATCTCCCCCTAAACAGCACAAGGAGTGAGCCTGCTCTTCCCACCCACACCTTTCTGGCAAAACACCCATTTCATGACAATGACAAGATTGCAATGAAGAAGGGGAGCAGAAGGCTCAGCATGCCTGACATCTTATGGTGTCAACAGAATGGGAACCTCTTTCCTAAAGTAGCACCTGAATGTGGTCCTGTAGCTGCTCATCTCATGAGAAGCAGTTTTCAGGAGAGATGCATGACCTCCAAGGCTATGGCCTTTGGCAGCACATCCTCAGAAAATAATCTTTCTAGAAATCAGATTGCCCAGATGGCACCACAGAGTGAAACTAACCTGAAGGATAGCTCATCTCCCCAGAACACATCATCTGTAATGAACTCCAGGGAGGCACCTCAAGGTGTTACCACCACAGGCACTCATCACAAGAGGAGCTCTTTCTTCTGTGAAACCTCTGAGCCAAGCTCCACTAGTACCCAGCCCCAAAGTGTGATTACAGCCTCTTCCCACAACATAAGGCAGTGCTGGAAGAGGGTGAAAAGGAGAGTAGTGAATTGTTTCCAAAGACTGTGCTGCTGCCTATTTCCCCAAAGGAGAAGCCATGCTTCCCAGAAGAAAGTGTCTCCAATAGAAAGGGAGGAGAATGGAGTCACATAA